Part of the Methylomonas rapida genome is shown below.
CTTCGGCCTCGCCGCGAATCACCGTGATCGGCGTGCGCAATTCATGGCTGATGTCGGCCAAAAACTCGCGCCGCTCGGTATCCATGCGCTTGAGTTCCTCGTTTAGCTGGTGCAGTTCAAACGTGCGTTCGGCCACCCGATTTTCCAGTTCGGCGCGGCCTTCGCGCAATTTTTCTTGTTGTAATTCCAGCTCGAAAGCCATTTTATTGAAATGGCTGGCCAGGTAGGAAAATTCATCCTTGCTATCCAGCGAAATACGGTAGCTCAAATTCCCCGATGCGATCTCGTTGGTCCCCTTCATCAAGGACTCCACGGGTTTTTTGACCCGTCTTAGCAGCAGGACACCGGCGCTGAAGCTGAACAATGCCGCGATCAACGAGGCCAAAATCGCCAGCCAGCGCGATTGGCTGACCAGATTTTCCAATTCCTGCTTGGTCTTGGCGGCTTTTTGCCGTTCCGATTGAATCGCGGCATCGATCAGCGGCTGGAATTTGCTGTCGATCTCTTCGCCCGAGAATTTGGACAAGGCTTGCAAGGCGCTTTCACGTTTTCCTTGTTCCCGCAAGCGCTCGACTTCGTTGAAGCGGTATTCACTGGCATCCAGGAAGGCGGTCAGATTGGCGACCCGTTCCAATTCGGCCGGTTTGTCATAATTTTCCGCGTCGTCTTCGGCGTTTTTGACGACTTCGTCTCTAAGCACCCGCATCGCATCGAACAAGCGGTGTTTTGCCGTTTCCACGCCGGCTTTCGCATTGGGTCCGCCGGTGATCAGGCGATCCATTTGTTGCTTGAAATAACGGTAGGCTTCTTGCGACAGGCGCTCATAACGCTCGAAAGCCTCGTAAGCCGCCTGGCTACGCTGAAAATGGCCGATGACCTGATTGGAACCCCAGTACATCACGGCGCCCAGCAGCAATACGAAGCTGAACGATACGGCGATGACCAAGGCCAGGCGAATACGAAACATCGCGCTTAGTTGCCTTCGCTGGTCTCATCCATTTGTTTTTCGATCGAACGGATGGCTTCCAATTTTTCCCGCAACAAACGATTTTCGTCCTTTTTCGGTTCCGGCGCTTCTTTTGTGTTCGACGCCGATCTGGATTTTTGCTTGCGTTCGTAGCTGGCTTGGCGTTTGGCTAGATTATGCAAATTCATCAACACTTGCGTATGCAAGGCAATGAAGCGTTGTAAATTTTCGTCTCGCGCGTAGGCTTGCTTGATGTTGTCGACGGCTTCCAGCAGCTTGGGAATGTCGCCGCATTCATTGGATAACAGACGGGCCACCATCAAATGTAATTGCACGCCATTGGACGGGGAGATTTTTTGCGTATTCATCAAGGATTTACAGACATCCGCCCGCGACACATCGGACATGTTCGCCATGCTGGCGCCAAAGGCCAGTAGTTCATCGACGCCGGATTGCGCGTAGGGATCGGTGTATGTGGGTACGGTGGGCTGGTTGTTATAGTTATTGGAGGCGCAGCCGGCTAGCCAAAAACCGATCACGGCAAAAGCCAGCGCACGAAGGAAAAAATACGGATAGATCATGGGTTTTTTGGTTTAGGCTTCAGGATTCAGGGGGAGTTGGACCCGTACACGCGTGCCGGGATGATCTTGGCGAGAGTCTATGATTTCGACCGTACCCTGGTGATGGTTGACGTATTCCCGCACCATGGCCAGACCGAGACCCGAGTGGTCACCCACTTTATGGTTCACGGCCGATTTGCCCCGGTAAAAGGGCTCGAACACTTGCGCGCGTTCCTCGGAGGCGATGCCCGGACCGTCGTCTTCGATCTCCAGTTCTACCTGTTCGCCGGCTTCGCGCAACATGATGCGGATTTCGCCCGCGGACGGCGAATATTGAATCGCGTTGACCAGCAAATGCTCGAACATCGCGGCTAACTGCTCTTGCACCCCTTGAAGCCGAATCGGCTTGATCAGTTTTTTGACCTTCAGCGATTTGGCTTGCAAAGCGGCTTGCTGCTTGTCCAGTACCGATTCCAGCAGCACTTTCAGATCGATCGTCTGTTTGGCGCTTGCGTCCTGTTGGGTTTGCAGTTGGCTGTAATGCTGTAACTGCTCGGATACGCCCTGCAATTTGTCGATTTGACCAACCAGTTCGCGCACGAAATCTTGTTGCGGATGAAGGACCTGTGGATTGCCGGGATGGTTCAAACGATAGGCGCCATCGCGTATCGCTTGCAAGGGTAAGTCGATCTCGCGGGCAATGTTTTGCATCAAATGTTGTTTGGAGGTTTCTAGCGCCAATAAATGACTGCGTAGCGATTCCAGGCGTTCGCCAAGATAGCGCATGTCGGTGGGACCTGCGACTTCGACGGGCTCTTCCAGTTCGCCCGCATCCAGACGTCTGATCGCGCCATCCAGTTGCTGCATCGATCGGGATAGCAATAGCAGCAATATCAACACAAAAGCCGTCGAGCAGGTCAGCAAGACCGCGCCTTTTACCATCAACCCTTGTTCCAATGACTCGGAAAGTTGCCGCAATTCGTTGAAGGTGTGTTCGACATGGGCCTCGAATTCGCGCGACAAGGTGTTGGAGGATTCGCGCAAGCCCTGAAACGCTTCGTCTAGCGGCAATATCGGCGTTTCCTCGGATTCGGCGCCAATGATTTGTTGGTAAATCAAGTTTTCCTTTTCGGACAATTCGTTGACCAGCAAGGCGATTTTGTTATCGACGTGCAGTTTCAGTAAGTCATTCAATGCTTGCCTGAAGGACGCCCGTGCCGCTTCGTACGATTCCCGCTCATAGGGTTGGCGCAGTGATGGGTCGGATAACAAGACGAACAAGCGTGCCTTGCGTTCGATGTCGGACGATTTCTGTAAGACCAGCCGAACCGTTTTGGTTTGTTCGAAGACTTGTGAATTGATGGTCCTACCCAATGCCGCCGTTTCGCGTAAGCCATAAGCCGCGTACATCACGCCCACAAACAGCGGGATCACAGCGATGGCAAAACCCAGCACGATCAGGGACTTCAGGGAAAAAAAATTTAGGTTCATCCGCATATAACGAAATTTTAACCGCTCCATGACCAGGTTGTCGTAAAAGATAAAACAATTCCTTCTTTCGCCGGTAGAAGGTCGGGATGAGGGGATATAAACCAGGAGATACAGTATTTATTCCTTCACTCCGGCCTCTCCCGCGAGGAGAGGGGGGGGCTTTTACGACAACCCCATGGTGGGGGCTGCCGTGGTTTTTCAGCTAAGCGACAGCGTTGCCGACTGCTCGGGCGAAATGCAATTCCAGTTTGTTATGGGCAGGGGATTAATCGGTTTGGCGCGTCAGGAGCTATGATACGACGAAATTCGTTAAGTTTGTGATCTTGTTGGTTTACCGGGAGTTTTTGGCCATGAAGCGATTGATTGCCGTTAATCTGGTGTTGCTGCTGGCGATGCATTGGCCGTTGAGTGCAAAGGAGGTTTTGACCTTGCCGGTAAGCGCCTCGGCGCAATGGCCCGTGATATTGCTGGATTTGGGGCAGCAAGCCGCGCTTGCCGAAGACAGCGCAACCCGCATCGCGATGGGCGAAATCTCATCCAGGCAAGCGGTCAGTTCGGTAGAAGTTGCCGATCAAGAAATCAACGTGTTCCATCCGGGATTTGCTGATTGGTCGGTGGCTTTTAGATTCAGATTGAAAGACCCGCCGCAAACGAAGGCGTATCGATTCTGGGCGCGTTGGCGTCAGGGAGGCGAACCTGACGTCTGTATACAAACTTTTGAAATTTGGGCCGGTCCCGATGCCGAGCATTTACGCAACAGTGGAACCTTTGCGCTGAAACCCAAGGGCTGGCAGGCCGCGTGGATAGGCGGAGAGTCTTTGGTCGCTTTGCAAGCCGAAGACAAGGTCATCGAGATTCGCAACAGTGGTGCCGGGCAGGATGTCAAAGTGTTCGATGCGTTTTTATTAGCGCCGCCCTGGGCTGCTTTGCCCGTCGCAGCCAGTGTGGATAAGCCGTTGTTGTTGCTGGAATTGGGCCAGTCGCCGTTATTGGCAGGCCTGGAAAATAACCCAGCCGTGCAGGTTTTTATCGGTAGTGCCAGTTCCGGTATCGGTGCCGAGTCGTTGTTGACAGAAACCGACGAGGTACAGGTTTTTCATCAAGGCTTCGGCGATTGGCGGGCCAATTTTCGCTTTGAACTGGAGCCTTCCATCCCCGCCGGCCGCTACCGGTTTTTCGCCCGTTACAAAAGCGGCGGCGAAGTCTCGCAAGTGATGCAGCGATTTACGCTCAAAGCGGGGGCAAATCCCGAGCATTTGGCAAACCGCGCGGAATTGTCGAGCCTCAACGATACCCCGTGGGAATATCAGTGGCTGGAAGCCAGAGACAGCCTCACGCTATTACCCGGCGACCGCTGGCTGGAAATCAGCAACAGTGGCCAGGCCGATGGCGCCAAGGTCTTCGATGCGTTTTTGCTGCAAACAGAAGCGCCGGCGGCGGACTGGATGAGCGTGGAGCAGGCTCAGCTTCGCAACCGTTTTTTGGCCCTGGTCAAACAAAATCCCGCCGCAAAAAGATATTTGTACGTGCTGGATGGGCCTGGAAAAAACGGCGACACCTTGTTTGCCGGCTTGGCGGCCCGGGAGACGGAAAAGCACTATGAAAACCTGTCGGTAGCCTATCTGATCGGCGAACCAGCCGAAACCATGGCCCAGCAATTGAATATCAACAGTTTGCCGGCGGCTATGATCAGCGACGCGAATGACACGCTGCTGGGAATAGTGTCTCAACCCAACAGCGAAGCCGAGGTATCGCGGTTTTTAACCGACCCGGAAAACGGCGGCTATATGCCAGCCCCGCTGGCCGTCAAGGCGGATACGCCAACGCCGATGAAACGGGGCAAACCGGCCGCATGGCTGGTGGGTGGTTTGCAGGATGGTCTGGCCGGCGTTTCGGTAGCCGGTTTGGATGGCGAAACCATCCTGAGGCCCAACCCAGGACAGCCTTATGTGAGCCTGAAAATGCAGGGCGGGGAGATGAAAACCTGGCAGCCGGCGCAAACTCAAAACGACGGCAGCGTGGATATTTTGAAGGCCGTGCCGCATGCTTATGGCTGGTCGCGCGGTACGGGTTATGCCCTGCTTTATCTGCACGCCGACCAAGCCCAATCGATTGACTTGCACTTGCAGCAATCCGGTATCAAGACGCAGGCTTGGCTGGATGGCAATTCGCTGGCGCTTGACCAAGATCCCAAGCCGCCGACGGTTTTTTTGTCAGCCGGTGAACGGCTCAAAACCGTGCTGAAGGGTTTGACGCCGGAAGGTCTACTGGCAACGGCTCTGGCAGAGCAACAAGAACCGCCAAGGCTGGCAAAACTCGAACTGGCGCCCGGTTGGCATAGCCTGTTATTGAAACTGATCATGCAACACGATGCAGGCCAGCGTTTTTTCTTCAAAGCCTTGTTCACCGATGAACAAGGCCAAGCCATTGAAGACATGCAAACTCAACTCAGCGACCCCTCCGCCGAATTGAGTGTGCAGCAGATTGCCGCGCAGTTGCGGCCGCTGATGTTTGTCGATGCGCCGGCCAATTTGCCTCACCCCGGCGACGCCATCAAGCTGCGGCTGGATCTGCGCTGGCACCCCATATTGGAACAGCCGCGATTACCCATACCATTGCCGCGGTTCAAGTCCAGGCTGCAATTGCGGCTGGTGGACTATAGCGGTAAACAAATCGCGCAGCGGGAAATCACCGATCTGTTTCCGGGGCAAGTCGAGGTGGATTTCGGCCCCATCGAAGCGCCCGGTTATTACGCGGTATATGCCTCGTTATTCACGGAAGACGGCCATCTGATCATGCATTATCCGGCCGATGGTTTTTCGGTAGTGCGGGGAAGCGCGGAACAAAAGCTGCGGCTTCAGCGGAAAAAACTCTGGAATAACGATTATTATGCCCTGGCCGATGGCGATAAAAGTTTTTCCAGGGCTGGCGACTATTTTGTCTGGTTGCAGCGCATGGGCATTTTCAATAGTTATGGCGGCTATCCGGGCTTTGATCAGCAATACCGGTCGCAATGGCAGCAGGCCAGGCAATTGGGCTTGCAGTTGTTCGCGGATTCCGCCGGTGACAGTCATTGGTTGAATGACAAGCCGGAGCAGGGCGCTGAATTCATTCGTGCGGCGGCGCCATATACCCGTTATTTCAAGGCCAGCAACGAAATCGATATTCGATACGAAGCCGAATGGCAAAACCTGCGCGATCCCAAGCATTGGGTGGAACGGGCCAAACGTGAATATGAACAAGTGCATCGGGTACGACCGGATGGGCATTATGTCGGCGGCAGTCTGGTGCGGCCAGGGGAGGGCGAATGGTTTAAGCAGGCACTGCAATTGGGCCTGGATCGCTATCAGGATGCCTGGGACGTGCATGCCTATCCGCAAAAATCGCCCCGCTTCGGCGATCCCCTGGGCAATGGTGCCTTGGAGGACGAGCGTGGGGTATTGGCGGCCTATGCCAGTCTGGGCAAAAAAAATAGCCTGCCGTTCTGGCTGGGCGAAACCGGCGCCAAAGCCATGCACGGTCTGACCGGCCGGCGCTGGCAGGCAGAGCAGACGGCCAAGATGATCGCCTGGGTCAACAGCCGTAATGATTATCTGGGCCTGGCTTTTTGCATCGCGCATGAATACGACCAGGCTTATGGTCGCCTCTGGGATTACTCGATGGGCCATAAACCCGGCGAAACGGCTTTGTACACGGCCAGTGCCTTGATTGACGGTTTGCCGTACCAAGCGGTCGATACCGCTGATGCCGCTGTGCAGGCCGGCCTGTTCGGCACGACCTTGATGATCTGGCGTGATGACGACAAAAACACGGTTTGGCCGTTGCGGCTCGACCCGGAGCAGGCCTGGCTGGTCATCGACGTGGTGGGCAGTGTCCATCCGCTAACGCTGGATGCATCCGGTCATGCGGGCATCGCTATTTCGGCCAGCCCGGTCTATGTAGTGACTAAGGCCGAGTATGAAAAACTGACTCGGTTTTGAGGGCAGAATGTTTTCTGTGGGAGCGACGCCCACGTCGCGACGAAGGCGTCGCTCAATGACTTTCAGAATAACGCTCATGAAGGCTGTGCATCGCACCGGCAAATGAAAATAGTCTTCAGGGTAAGGTTGCTTGCCGGACAGGCCGCCGTGAATACATCCATGTAGGTTCGACGGCGGCATCCTTGCCGCCGACGCCTGTCCAACAAGCAACCGCACCCTCACATTTTGCTACTTTCAGAGTAAAGATCAGTTGAGCCTCGAAAAATCCCGTTTGTCCTGAATTTGTCGAAGGGTGAGAGGGATTTTTCAAGCATCATCCGAGGACATGCGTCGAATGTCTACAAAAGTTCCCTAGTTGTTCTTTTCTTGGTGTTGTGTTATTTTTCGAAAAAACAATTACAGAACATTAGACATGCATGCCTTGACCCGAAAACAACGCGAGATCCTCGATTTTTTGCTGCAGAACCAAGCTGCCTTCGTGCATCCGCCCTCGTTGCAAGAGCTCTGCACGGCGCTGGGTTTGAAGTCGCGCGGTTCCCTGCATTTTCTGATGCAAGGCTTGGTCGAGGCCGGGCTGGTCGAGCCGTTCGACCGCAAGCATCGAGGCGTCCGGCTGACCGAAAAGGCCTTGGACACTGGCAAACACCGGAAAACCACGCAGCATTCGGTGCGTTACGTCGGCAAGATTGCCGCAGGCCGGCCCATCGAGGCGATCGCCGACGAGCGCTACATGGTGATTCCGGACGAACTCAAGACCGAAAATCCTTGTTACATCCTGAAGGTGCAAGGCGATTCGATGATCGAGGCCGGCATCTACGACGGCGACTGGGTCGTCATCGAACAGCGCTGCCATGCCCGCAACGGCGAGATCGTGGTAGCCCTGGTCGACAAGGCCGAAGCCACTTTGAAATACATCGAGCAATACCCGCACGAAACCCTGCTCATCCCCGCCAACTCCAAGATGGAAGCCATGCGTTACAAGCCGCAGCAGGTGGAAATCCAGGGCGTGTTGGTGGGCCAGATGCGCAGCTACAAGCGTCCACACTAGATAAGGAGCACACCATGAAACGTCCACTCGTCCACATGCGCGACCAAAAAGCCAGCTTGATAGCGATGGAGAAACACCGCAGGCAACAAGCCATTCAAGCGGGTTTGGAGAACTTCCTAATGGTGATCAGTATTTGGGTGATGGCCTTTGTGGCGTTGTCTTGATGGATGCGCGCAGCGACAATGTCAACTCGGTTGAAGTGATTGGATTCCTTGATCCTGAAAAATCAGTTGGAGTGCGTGGAATTCGCTCGTGCTGAGGCCTTCGACTAGGCTCAGGGCGAACGGGATTTAAAATGCGCAACTGTTTACGCTGAAAGTCATATTGGGCCAAGCGCCGGAAGATTTGGAAAAAGCTAAGGATTTGGTTGAGAATAATTTTCCGCACTCCGGGATCATCGTTCCCATGCTCCGCCTCGTTCCCACGCTCTCGCGTGGGAATGCAGACCGGCATGCCCACGTCAGCAACAGCTTCATACTTGCGCTCGGGCTCCGCATGGGCTCCCACGGAGGACCGTGGGAACCAGAAAATAGCCCTCAATCATCAAGAGCGATGCTCGACAAGTTTGTTTGTCGAGCAATCAGGCAAAAAGCTGGGCTTCGCAAGACACCTTTTTACGCACCTCGTTATACATAAATGTCGTCATATCCGCCAATAAGCGGGAGCCAGTGCCAGGAATGGTGAGCTCAAAGCATCTCTGTCGCCTGGATTCGCTAACGCGGTCTTACGGTGCTGGCAATCCCTCGGAATGAGCTTGTGGCTGAAACATCGTTGTTATCAGAAATGGGTTTCTAGCGGCAGTTTTGGCTCGGTCGCCAATGATTCGATGCCCGCCGGCAGGATTTCATAAAACTCTAATCCGGCACTCATCCAATCTTAATTCAATCTGCAGTTTCCTCTCATCTTGCTTCTGTAATCTGTGTTTCCAAGGCTGGCGGCTCGGGGTCGCCCGTCATCACTTCACATAGACAATACAGAGGTTCGACCAATATGCCACTCGGTTTGGGAAATATCTTCAACGGGCTGTTCAAGCAATACGGGCACACGGTGATCCTGTTGTTGAGGGTTATCGATGTGGTCATGTTATTGGGCGCGGCCTGGCTGGCGCATTATTTTTGGTTGCATGACAGCGTCATCGATCAGCATTACCGCTTCGTGATTGCCCTGGGTATCTTGGGCGCGATCATATTTTTCGAGATCGGCCAGGTGTATCGGCCGTGGCGCAATGACGCGATGCGCGGCGAAATTCCCCGCATCATCAGAGCCTGGTTGCTGGCCTTGCTGACGGTGGTGTCCATCGTGGCCCTGGTCAGATTGCATTTTTGGTTTGGTTCCAGTTATCGCTGGATCGCATCCTGGGGCGGGTTGGGGCTGTTCTTCGTACTGGCGGCCCGCGGCGTGCTGGCGCAGGTGTTGAAGTGGTTGCGTGCACGGGGCTGGAGCCAGGGGCGCATCATTCTGGTGGGTTTGAATCAGATGGCCGTCGCCGTAAGCCGGCAATTGAATCACTCTTCCTGGGCCGGTTTGCAGGTGATTGGTTATGTCGATGACCGGGCCGATGACAGGCTGGCGGTGGCGGATTATTCGCTGCCACGCCTGGGCAAGTTGAGCGATCTGCCTCGTCTGGTTTCCAGACAAGCCGTGGATGAAGTCTGGGTGGCGTTTCCCGGCGCTTCGCTGGCCGAGCGGGTGCAGCATGAATTACGCCATTTGCCGGTCAGCATTCGCCTGGTGATCGATTGCTTTGCCTTCAAACAAAGCAAATTCCTCAGTCTGAACACGGTGGCCGGTATCCCGACGCTGGATGTCTCGGTGTCGCCGCTGCATGGCGTCAATCGCTATATCAAGGAAATCGAGGACCGCTTGCTAGCTTTGTTGTTGTTGCTGCTGATCAGCCCGTTGATGCTGGTCATTGCGATTGGCGTGAAACTGAGTTCTCCGGGCCCGGTGTTTTACAAGCAGGTCAGGGTAGGCTGGAACAATCGCAAATTCACGATGCTGAAGTTTCGTTCGATGCCGGTCGATGCCGAGGCCAAAACTGGCGCGGTCTGGGCCAGGCCCGGCGAAAACCGTGCAACCCCGTTTGGGGCCTTCCTGCGCAAAACCAGTCTGGACGAGTTGCCGCAGCTGATCAATGTGCTCAAGGGCGACATGTCGCTGGTCGGCCCGCGCCCTGAACGGCCGGATTTCGTCGAGGTGTTCAAGGATCAAGTACCCAATTACATGAAAAAACACATGGTCAAGGCCGGTATTACCGGTTGGGCCCAAGTCAACGGCTGGCGCGGTGATACCGACCTGAATCGCCGCATCGAACACGATCTGTATTACATCCAGCATTGGTCGGTCTGGTTCGATCTGGAGATTGCCTTTCGCACCGTCTTGACCGGTTTTATCAATAAAAATGCCTATTAAGGACATCGCCATGAATAACTTGCCGGAATTTAGATTGTTCCGAACCACAAGATTGTTGCTCCCCTCTTTGACAAAGAGGGGTTGGGGCAGATTTTTAAATAAATCTCGCTTGATCCCTTTTTTTCAAAGGGAAAAGTTATTTTTAGCCCGATCCTAAGGAAATCTTTGCCATGTTTAGACTGATTCCCATCATGCTGGTTTTACTGTTGCCAGGCTGTTTCCTGGCACCGGGTATGGATATGCAGACCGATGGCGACTTGACAGAAATCGAGCTGCCGACCATGAAGGGCGGGCAGTTGGTCAAGGAGAAAACCCGTATCCAGCCGATCACCGCCGATTTGATCATCGAGCGTGAAGTCGCGCGGCGGCAAGCCGTCAACAATCTACCGCCGATGGACGAAACCCGGACCAGTTATCGCATCGGTCCGCAGGACAGGTTGCAAATCACGGTATGGGAGCATCCCGAACTGAACGATCCCGGCGGCGAGAAAATCCTGCCGGAACTGGCCGGCAAGGTCGTGGACGATAACGGCGATTTGTATTACCCCTATGTCGGCACCCTTCATGTCGGCGGCAAGACCGTCACCGAAGTGCGCGAGGAATTGACCCGCGAACTGTCCAAATATTTCAAAAAGGTCAAACTCGACATTCGCGTGCTGTCGTTCCAGGCTCACCGGGTCGCGGTGGTCGGTGAAGTCAGAAATCCCGGCATCGTTGCGATGACCGAAACGCCGTTGACGGTGGCAGAAGCCATCAGCAGGGCCGGCGGCGCCACGCAAGATTCCGATTTGAACAACGTCGCGCTGGCCCGCGGCGGCCAGTTGTACAAACTGGATGTGCAAGCCTTGTATGAAAAAGGCCTGACCACGCAAAACCTGCTGTTGCGGGATGGCGACGTGCTGAACGTCGGCGATCAGAAAGACAGCAAGGTTTATGTGATGGGCGAGGTCGGCCGGCAGCAGGCCATCCAGATCAACAAGGGCCGGATGAGTCTGGCTCAGGCGCTGGCCGAAGCCTATGGCGTCGATTTCAACACCTCGCGTCCCGGCGATATTTACGTGCTGCGCGCTGGCGACATGCAGCCGGAGATTTTCCAATTAGATGCCGAGTCGCCCGACGCGATGATCCTGGCCGAGCAATTTCCGCTGCAGCCGCACGACACGCTATTCGTCGGTACGGCCGGCGTCACGCAATGGTCCAGGGTGCTGAATCAGATTCTGCCGGGTTCGTTCACCGCCATCATGTCGCAAGCCGCGATGATGGGGATGTGATGCCAAGCGAAAGAGAAAGGACAAAAGACGACATTTCTTTTAAACGCATCGAACTATGAAAACCATGTATCCACAAAATGAAGCCACGCCGGTGATGCCGCCTCTGAATCCCGTGATGATGCAGGAGCCTGGCGTCAGCATCCGCGATTATGTCGATCTGTTGATCGAGGGCAAGAAGACGATACTGTTCACGTTGGTCATCGTGCTGAGCGTGACGATGATTTATTTGGTTTTGGCGCCGCGCACTTACAAGGCCGATGCGTTGCTGCGCATCGACAAAAATAAAGCCTTATTGGCGGCCAATTTGCGCAGCGAGGGCAATGGTACGCCAACGGAAGCGGAAAACCCCAGGGCGCAACGGGAAGTGGAAATCCTGCGCTCGCGTTCGGTACTGGGCAAGGTGGTGGAGGATTTGAATCTGGTCGTGGAGGCGTCGCCACGATACTTTCCCATCATCGGCGAAACCCTGGCCCGCAAGCACGACAAACATGAGGGCGTAGCCGGCGCCTGGTGGGGATTCAGCCGTTGGGCCTGGGGCGGGGAGAAACTGAAAATCGAACGTTTCGAGGTGCCCGATCGTTACCTGGACAAGGCTTTTACATTGGTGGCGCTGGAAGCGGGGCGTTTTCAATTATTGAGCCCTAAGGGCGAGGTGCTGGCCGAAGGCTTGCTCGGTGAAACGCTGACCGCCGACATCGGCGAAGCCAGTCCCGTCGTCGTCAACGTCGCGGCTTTGCAGGCGCATTACGGCACCGAGTTCGAGTTGCGGCGCAAAACCTCGCTGGCCGCCATAGAAACCCTGCAAAAAGCCTTTTCGGTCAAGGAAGTGTCCAAGGATACCGACATTCTCAGTGTCGAACTCAAGGGCAGCGATCCCGAGCAATTGGCCAAATCGGTCAACGACAT
Proteins encoded:
- a CDS encoding sensor histidine kinase — translated: MFRIRLALVIAVSFSFVLLLGAVMYWGSNQVIGHFQRSQAAYEAFERYERLSQEAYRYFKQQMDRLITGGPNAKAGVETAKHRLFDAMRVLRDEVVKNAEDDAENYDKPAELERVANLTAFLDASEYRFNEVERLREQGKRESALQALSKFSGEEIDSKFQPLIDAAIQSERQKAAKTKQELENLVSQSRWLAILASLIAALFSFSAGVLLLRRVKKPVESLMKGTNEIASGNLSYRISLDSKDEFSYLASHFNKMAFELELQQEKLREGRAELENRVAERTFELHQLNEELKRMDTERREFLADISHELRTPITVIRGEAEVTLRGRDRDPDEYKDALQRIIDLSMQLGKYVNDLLFLARIETANLQFEWDNMNLTELVSGSVDDIKVMAEDSAITVSFGAPTQAIWVHGDKQRLRQVLFILGDNACRYSKPGSHINIALWQEDKTVCISLTDQGIGIPSQDLERIFERHFRSDNARHSRDDGSGLGLPLARSILKAHGGRIEVSSTENLGSTFTVTLPLMFPDEDTTT
- a CDS encoding polysaccharide biosynthesis/export family protein, producing the protein MFRLIPIMLVLLLPGCFLAPGMDMQTDGDLTEIELPTMKGGQLVKEKTRIQPITADLIIEREVARRQAVNNLPPMDETRTSYRIGPQDRLQITVWEHPELNDPGGEKILPELAGKVVDDNGDLYYPYVGTLHVGGKTVTEVREELTRELSKYFKKVKLDIRVLSFQAHRVAVVGEVRNPGIVAMTETPLTVAEAISRAGGATQDSDLNNVALARGGQLYKLDVQALYEKGLTTQNLLLRDGDVLNVGDQKDSKVYVMGEVGRQQAIQINKGRMSLAQALAEAYGVDFNTSRPGDIYVLRAGDMQPEIFQLDAESPDAMILAEQFPLQPHDTLFVGTAGVTQWSRVLNQILPGSFTAIMSQAAMMGM
- a CDS encoding undecaprenyl-phosphate glucose phosphotransferase → MPLGLGNIFNGLFKQYGHTVILLLRVIDVVMLLGAAWLAHYFWLHDSVIDQHYRFVIALGILGAIIFFEIGQVYRPWRNDAMRGEIPRIIRAWLLALLTVVSIVALVRLHFWFGSSYRWIASWGGLGLFFVLAARGVLAQVLKWLRARGWSQGRIILVGLNQMAVAVSRQLNHSSWAGLQVIGYVDDRADDRLAVADYSLPRLGKLSDLPRLVSRQAVDEVWVAFPGASLAERVQHELRHLPVSIRLVIDCFAFKQSKFLSLNTVAGIPTLDVSVSPLHGVNRYIKEIEDRLLALLLLLLISPLMLVIAIGVKLSSPGPVFYKQVRVGWNNRKFTMLKFRSMPVDAEAKTGAVWARPGENRATPFGAFLRKTSLDELPQLINVLKGDMSLVGPRPERPDFVEVFKDQVPNYMKKHMVKAGITGWAQVNGWRGDTDLNRRIEHDLYYIQHWSVWFDLEIAFRTVLTGFINKNAY
- a CDS encoding sensor histidine kinase: MNLNFFSLKSLIVLGFAIAVIPLFVGVMYAAYGLRETAALGRTINSQVFEQTKTVRLVLQKSSDIERKARLFVLLSDPSLRQPYERESYEAARASFRQALNDLLKLHVDNKIALLVNELSEKENLIYQQIIGAESEETPILPLDEAFQGLRESSNTLSREFEAHVEHTFNELRQLSESLEQGLMVKGAVLLTCSTAFVLILLLLLSRSMQQLDGAIRRLDAGELEEPVEVAGPTDMRYLGERLESLRSHLLALETSKQHLMQNIAREIDLPLQAIRDGAYRLNHPGNPQVLHPQQDFVRELVGQIDKLQGVSEQLQHYSQLQTQQDASAKQTIDLKVLLESVLDKQQAALQAKSLKVKKLIKPIRLQGVQEQLAAMFEHLLVNAIQYSPSAGEIRIMLREAGEQVELEIEDDGPGIASEERAQVFEPFYRGKSAVNHKVGDHSGLGLAMVREYVNHHQGTVEIIDSRQDHPGTRVRVQLPLNPEA
- the lexA gene encoding transcriptional repressor LexA; translated protein: MHALTRKQREILDFLLQNQAAFVHPPSLQELCTALGLKSRGSLHFLMQGLVEAGLVEPFDRKHRGVRLTEKALDTGKHRKTTQHSVRYVGKIAAGRPIEAIADERYMVIPDELKTENPCYILKVQGDSMIEAGIYDGDWVVIEQRCHARNGEIVVALVDKAEATLKYIEQYPHETLLIPANSKMEAMRYKPQQVEIQGVLVGQMRSYKRPH